A window of the Buchnera aphidicola (Taiwanaphis decaspermi) genome harbors these coding sequences:
- the pth gene encoding aminoacyl-tRNA hydrolase, translated as MKMIVGLANPGKKYKNNRHNVGSWMINLLSTYYNVFLKKNDYFLSYTSIIKNKNNKIKIVVPNTYINLSGHPVSLIKSFYKIKSKNIFVVHDDMNLDIGIIKITYGNKYGGHNGIKNILEKINNKKIYRLRIGIGRQKKNESIKSFVLNNPNYKEKKKILKGIKLGLIFFKLLLKFDINKAMHFLKRRKK; from the coding sequence ATGAAAATGATAGTAGGACTAGCTAACCCAGGTAAAAAATATAAAAATAATCGACATAATGTCGGATCATGGATGATTAACTTATTATCAACTTACTATAACGTTTTTTTAAAAAAAAATGATTATTTTTTAAGCTACACATCTATTATAAAAAATAAAAATAACAAAATTAAAATAGTTGTACCAAATACATATATAAATTTAAGTGGACATCCGGTTAGTTTAATTAAATCTTTTTATAAAATAAAATCTAAAAATATTTTTGTAGTGCATGATGACATGAATTTGGACATTGGTATCATAAAAATAACATATGGAAATAAATATGGTGGTCATAATGGTATAAAAAACATTTTAGAAAAAATAAACAATAAAAAAATATATAGATTAAGAATAGGTATTGGTAGACAAAAAAAAAATGAAAGCATTAAATCTTTTGTGTTAAATAATCCTAATTATAAAGAAAAAAAAAAAATATTAAAAGGAATTAAATTAGGTTTAATTTTTTTTAAACTTTTATTAAAATTTGATATTAATAAAGCTATGCATTTTTTAAAAAGAAGAAAAAAATAA